The Methylobacterium durans nucleotide sequence GGTGGAAGGACGGGGCCTCGACGAGGTCCTTCGTCTTCGATGCTAGCGTCGCCATGGTTCAGGCCCGTCCGGAGAGAAGCGCGGAGCGCGCATCCTCGGCCCGGACGACCGCCTCGGCCGGGATGTAGAAGTCGCGGTTGTAGTTGAACGTGTGGATCACGGTGACGAGGAACATCGCCACGAAGGTCAGCCCCGCGAGCCACCAGATGTACCAGATCATCGCGAAGGAGAAGGCGATGCTGAGCACGCCGAGAATGAAGCCCGTGCCGGTGTTCTTCGGCATGTGGATCGGGCGGAAACCCTTCAGCGGACGGTCGTAGCCGCGCTTCTTCATGTCCGACCACGCGTCGAGCTCATGGATCACGGGCGTGAAGGCGAAGTTGTACTCGGGCGGCGGCGACGAGGTCGACCATTCGAGGGTCCGGCCGTTCCACGGGTCGCCGGTCAGGTCGCGCAGCTCCTCACGCCGGACGTAGCTGACGACGAGCTGGACGCCGAACGAGAGGATGCCGAGCAGGATCAGGAAGGCGCCGAAGGCCGCGATCACGAACCAGATCTGCAGGGACGGGTCGTCGAAGTGCTGGAGGCGGCGCGTCACGCCCATCAGGCCCAGGATGTAGAGGGGCATGAAGGCGAACCAGAAGCCGCTCAGCCAGAACCAGAACGAGACCTTCCCCCAGAACGGATCGAGCTTGTAGCCGAAGGCCTTCGGGAACCAGTAGGTGATGCCCGCCAGCAGGCCGAACACCACGCCGCCAATGATCACGTTGTGGAAATGCGCGATCAGGAACAGCGAGTTGTGGAGCACGAAGTCGGCGGGCGGCACGGCGAGAAGCACCCCGGTCATGCCGCCGATGACGAAGGTGACCATGAAGCCGACCGTCCACAGCATCGGCACCTCGAAGCGGATGCGCCCGCGGTACATCGTGAACAGCCAGTTGAAGATCTTCGCACCTGTCGGGATCGAGATGATCATCGTCGTGATCCCGAAGAACGAGTTCACCGATGCGCCGGACCCCATCGTGAAGAAGTGGTGCAGCCAGACGAGGTAGGACAGGATCGTGATGACGACGGTGGCGTAGACCATCGAGGCGTAGCCGAAGAGCCGCTTGCCCGAATAGGTCGAGACGACCTCCGAGAAGATGCCGAACGCCGGCAGGATGAGGATGTAGACCTCCGGGTGGCCCCAGATCCAGATGAGGTTGATGTACATCATCGGATTGCCGCCGAGGTCGTTCGAGAAGAAGTGCGTGCCGACGTAGCGGTCGAGCGACAGCAGCGCGAGAACGGCGGTCAGGATCGGGAAGGCGGCGACGATGAGCACGTTGGTGCAGAGCGCCGTCCAGGTGAAGACCGGCATCTTCATCATCGTCATGCCGGGCGCCCGCATCTTCACGATGGTGGCGATGAGGTTGATGCCGGATAGAAGCGTCCCGATCCCGGCGATCTGGAGGGCCCAGATGTAATAGTCGACGCCGACGCCGGGACTCGCGGCGGGGCCGGAGAGCGGCGGGTAGGCGAGCCAGCCGGTGCGGGCGAACTCGCCGACGAACAGCGAGGCCATCACGGTGAGGGCGCCGCTCACCGTCATCCAGAAGCTGAAATTGTTGAGGAATGGGAAAGCGACGTCGCGGGCGCCGATCTGCAGCGGCACGACGAAGTTCATCAACCCCGTCACCAGCGGCATGGCGAAAAAGAAGATCATGATCACGCCGTGGGCGGTGAAGATCTGATCATAATGGTGGGGCGGCAGGTAGCCCTCGTTGGCGCCGAAGGAGATCGCCTGCTGGGCGCGCATCATCAGCGCGTCGGCAAAGCCCCGGAGCAGCATGACGAGCGCCAGGATGACGTACATGATGCCGATCTTCTTGTGATCGACGCTCGTGATCCAGTCGCGCCAGAGGGTGCCCCAGAACCGGAAGTAGGTGATCGCGCCGAGCACCGCGACGCCGCCGAGGACGACGCCGATGAAGGTCACGAGCAGGATCGGCTCATGGTAGGGGATCGCTTCGAGCGTCAGGCGCCCGAAGATCAGCTTCTGCAGGTCCAGGTTCGAGAACATGGCTCTTCGCTCGTTGGCGGGGTGCGGCGGCCGTTGAGGCGCCGGCTCAATGGTTCAGTTGCGCGGGGGCCGGCGTGCCGTGCTGGTGGCCGGGCCCGGAATGGTCGTGCGGGCCATCGGGCGCCTCGCCGCGGCCCTTCACGGCAGGGCCGTGGGCGTCCGGCTTTATGCCCTGCGGCTGCTCGTCGCCCTTGGCGGGGCGGCCGGAGGCGGGAAACGTCGCGGATTCGCCTTCCTCGCCCTGCGCGGCGTGGCGGTTGTCGTATTCCAGGCGCTCGCGATTGTGGTGGCTCTCCTTGCCGGCGCCTCCCGTCGCGTCGATGTGCATCATCTCGCTCATGCACATCTTGCCCGGCACGGCGCACATGTTGAGGATCGCGCTGTAGAGGCCATCCTCGTAGGAGCCGAAGTAACGGACGGGCTCCTGCTCGCTCGGCTTCTCGAGCTTCAGGTAGGCGTCGCGGGTCAGCTTCGTGCCCTCCTGCTTCGCCTTGGCGACCCAGGCGTCGAAGCCGGCCTGATCGAGCCCGTGGAACTTGAAGTTCATCCGCGAGAAGCCGGAGCCGCTGTAGTTCGCGGAAAAGCCGTCATAGATCCCAACCTTGTTGATCACGGCGTGCAGCTTCGTCTCCATGCCGGCCATCGAGTAGATCTGGCCGGCGAGCGCCGGGATGTAGAAGGAGTTCATGATCGAGGCCGAGGTGATCTTGAACGTGATCGGCCGGTCGACGGGCGCGGCGAGTTCGTTGACGGTGGCGATGCCCTGCTCGGGATAGAAGAACAGCCACTTCCAATCGAGGGAAACGACCTCGACCGGCATGGGCTTCACGTCCGCCGGCAGCGGCCGCGAGGCGTCGATGCGCGAGAGCGGCCGGAACGGATCGAGGGTGTGGGTGCTGATCCAGGTGAGCGCACCGAGGGCAATGATGATCACGAGCGGCGCTGCCCAGATCACCACCTCGAGCTGCGTCGAGTGGTGCCAGTCCGGATCGTATTTGGCCTGCGTGTTCGAGGCCCGGTAGCGCCACGCGAAGAACAGCGTCAGGGCGATCACCGGCAGGATGATCAGGAGCATCAGCCCGGTCGAGGCGATCACGAGGTCGCGCTGGCGGGCGGCGATGTCGCCCGAGGGCTGCATCACGACCATGTTGCAGCCGGCGAGCAGGCCGAGCAGGGGGACCAGCGCGAGGGCGCGGAGCAATCTTGGACGCATCAGATCGAGTCGATGAGGGGCCGGAGCGGCGCAGGCACCCGGATGCGGCGCCTGCGAAGACGCCCCGGGAATCGCGCGGCTTTACTGCGCTGCAGCATGTGGCTAAGGCAAGTGCCCGGATGTCTCACCTGCGGGCGCCGCGGGCATGGCAGGGTTGAACAGCCCGGATATGGACCCGGTGCGTTCCGCGTGCATCTAGGCGCGTCGCTGCGCCGCCGTACCCGGTGCGCGCGGTCGCGCCATCATTCCCGTTTCCGGAAACGGCGGCCCGTTTCCGTCGCTTCAGAGAGCGACCTTCCGACGATGAGCTCAGATTCCGCTGCGCCCACCTCCGACGCGCTCGAGCGCGACGCCCACCTCGCCTCGACCGACCATAAGGTCGAGCCGAGCGAGATCGCCATGGGCGTCATCATCGGCCGAACCTCGGAGTTCTTCGATTTTTTCGTGTTCGGCATCGCCTCGGTGCTGGTCTTCCCGAAGGTGTTCTTCCCCTTCGCCGATCCGCTGACGGCGACGCTCTACGCCTTCGGCATCTTCGCGCTCGCCTTCGTCGCCCGCCCGATCGGCTCAGTGCTCTTCATGGAGATCGACCGGCGCCACGGTCGCGGCGTGAAGCTGACGATCGCGCTGTTCCTGCTCGGCTTCTCGACCGCGGCGATCAGCTTCCTGCCGGGCTACGACCACTTGGGCGTGACGGCGATCGTCCTGCTGGCGGCCTTCCGCATCGGCCAGGGCCTCGCCCTCGGCGGCGCCTGGGACGGCCTCGCCTCCCTGCTCGCCCTGAACGCGCCGGAGGGCCGCCGCGGCTGGTACGCGGCGATGCCGCAGCTCGGCGCGCCGCTCGGATTCATGCTCGCGAGCGCCCTGTTCTCGTTCTTCCTCGCCAACCTGACGCCCGAGGACTTCCTCGACTGGGGCTGGCGCTACCCGTTTTACGTCGCCTTCGCGGTGAACGTCGTCGCGCTCTTCGCGCGCCTGCGCCTCGTCGCCACGGACGAGTTCGTCAATCTCCTCCAGACCCGTGAACTGGAGCCCGTGCCGGTGCTCGAACTTCTCCGGGTGCACTGGCGCCACGTTCTCATCGCCGCCTTCGTGCCTCTGGCGAGCTTCGCGCTCTTCCACCTCGTCACGATCTTCCCGATCAGCTGGATCACGCTGTTCACGCAGCGCTCCGCGGGCGAGTTTCTGATGGTGCAGTTCGCCGGCGCCACCATGGCGGCCGGCGCGATCCTGGCCTCAGGCCTGATGGCGGATCAGATCGGGCGGCGTACCATGCTCGCCATCTGCGCCGGACTGATCGCGCTCTTCGCGGTCGGCTCGATCCTCGCGCCGCTCCTGTTCGGCGACAGCATGGCCGGGCAGACCGTCTACGTGGTCGTCGGCTTCGGGCTCCTCGGCCTGTCCTACGGGCAGACGGCCGGCGCCGTGTCCTCGAACTTCGGCGCCCGCTACCGCTACACGGGCTCGGCGCTGAGCTCCGATCTCGCCTGGGTGGTCGGTGCCGGCTTCGCGCCGCTCGTGGTGCTCAGCCTGTCGAGCCGGTACGGGCTCGCCTGCGTTGGACTCTACCTGCTGTCCGGCGCCGTCGCGACACTCGTCGCGCTCGGCGTCAACAAGCTGAAGGCACGCGCCGCCTGAGGCGGCGCCCTGAGGAACTTCGCCCGCGGGCGCGCTCAGTCTCCCGCAGGCACCGGATCCGGGCAGGTCGATAGGCCGTCGAGGTCGAGATAGGTCGGATCGAAGTCGGCGAAATCGTGTATCCGCGGCACGTCCGGGATGACGAGGCGGTGCCGCTGCCAGACGATGAGGTCCTGCTTGCGCAACGCCTGAAGGATGCGGTTGATGTGGACGTGCGAGATCCCGAGCGCGTCCGCCAGATCCACCTGCGACAGCGCGAGTTCGCAGCTGTTCTCGTCGGCGAGGCCCACCGCCTGCAGGCAGGCGAGCACCTCGCACAGGAGGTGGGCAAGCCGCTGCATCCCCGGCCGGCTATCGTTTACCAGCCACTCGCGCGAGCGATTCAATTCGGCCAGCGCGAGCCACCAGAGGGCGCGGTTGAGGCTGGGATGCCGGTTGATCAGATCGTGCAGCGCGGCGCGGGAAACCTCGACCACGGAGCAGCGGGTGAGAATGCCGATGCGCCACTCGAGCCCGTGACGGTTCGTGGGCGGGATCCGGCAGAGGTCGCCGGGAAGGACGAAGGACACGATGCGGCGGGTCCCATCCACCAGGGTCTTGTAGCGGCAGGCGACCCCGCTCATCAGAAGATAGATGCGCTCCGCATCCTGGTCGGGGACGATGTCGTGACGTGCCGCCAGAGTCCGCGCGTCCTGCGTCAATGCCGAGAGGGCCTGCCGTTCGTCCTCCGACAAAGGGCCCGCATGCTCCAGCTTCCGAATGAAGGGATTGCTCAACACCTGACCGCACGCTGCCTCGGCGAACAGCATAGCTTAGCGTCGGCGATGTGATCAACGGGCCCGCCACCGTAGGTGGTACGCCTGGGCAATTGTTTCGGAACGGGATCGACGCCGGCAGACGAATGGACCCCGGCCGAGGATCTCCGATAGCGATGCCGGCCTGCGGGCATCGCTATCGTCGGTTGTGAAATTCGTGCGCCCGAGCCTCCTCGCCGACCAGACCGGCTCTAGCATTACAGTTGCAGGGTGAGGCTCCTATCTGAGTGGTTTCGGATGGGAGAGCGCGATGTCCTCAACCTCGCTCGAATCGACGCTGGAGCTCTGGTCGACGACACTGCGGCAGGCCAAGCAGCGCAT carries:
- the cyoB gene encoding cytochrome o ubiquinol oxidase subunit I, translating into MFSNLDLQKLIFGRLTLEAIPYHEPILLVTFIGVVLGGVAVLGAITYFRFWGTLWRDWITSVDHKKIGIMYVILALVMLLRGFADALMMRAQQAISFGANEGYLPPHHYDQIFTAHGVIMIFFFAMPLVTGLMNFVVPLQIGARDVAFPFLNNFSFWMTVSGALTVMASLFVGEFARTGWLAYPPLSGPAASPGVGVDYYIWALQIAGIGTLLSGINLIATIVKMRAPGMTMMKMPVFTWTALCTNVLIVAAFPILTAVLALLSLDRYVGTHFFSNDLGGNPMMYINLIWIWGHPEVYILILPAFGIFSEVVSTYSGKRLFGYASMVYATVVITILSYLVWLHHFFTMGSGASVNSFFGITTMIISIPTGAKIFNWLFTMYRGRIRFEVPMLWTVGFMVTFVIGGMTGVLLAVPPADFVLHNSLFLIAHFHNVIIGGVVFGLLAGITYWFPKAFGYKLDPFWGKVSFWFWLSGFWFAFMPLYILGLMGVTRRLQHFDDPSLQIWFVIAAFGAFLILLGILSFGVQLVVSYVRREELRDLTGDPWNGRTLEWSTSSPPPEYNFAFTPVIHELDAWSDMKKRGYDRPLKGFRPIHMPKNTGTGFILGVLSIAFSFAMIWYIWWLAGLTFVAMFLVTVIHTFNYNRDFYIPAEAVVRAEDARSALLSGRA
- the cyoA gene encoding ubiquinol oxidase subunit II; amino-acid sequence: MRPRLLRALALVPLLGLLAGCNMVVMQPSGDIAARQRDLVIASTGLMLLIILPVIALTLFFAWRYRASNTQAKYDPDWHHSTQLEVVIWAAPLVIIIALGALTWISTHTLDPFRPLSRIDASRPLPADVKPMPVEVVSLDWKWLFFYPEQGIATVNELAAPVDRPITFKITSASIMNSFYIPALAGQIYSMAGMETKLHAVINKVGIYDGFSANYSGSGFSRMNFKFHGLDQAGFDAWVAKAKQEGTKLTRDAYLKLEKPSEQEPVRYFGSYEDGLYSAILNMCAVPGKMCMSEMMHIDATGGAGKESHHNRERLEYDNRHAAQGEEGESATFPASGRPAKGDEQPQGIKPDAHGPAVKGRGEAPDGPHDHSGPGHQHGTPAPAQLNH
- a CDS encoding MFS transporter, with translation MSSDSAAPTSDALERDAHLASTDHKVEPSEIAMGVIIGRTSEFFDFFVFGIASVLVFPKVFFPFADPLTATLYAFGIFALAFVARPIGSVLFMEIDRRHGRGVKLTIALFLLGFSTAAISFLPGYDHLGVTAIVLLAAFRIGQGLALGGAWDGLASLLALNAPEGRRGWYAAMPQLGAPLGFMLASALFSFFLANLTPEDFLDWGWRYPFYVAFAVNVVALFARLRLVATDEFVNLLQTRELEPVPVLELLRVHWRHVLIAAFVPLASFALFHLVTIFPISWITLFTQRSAGEFLMVQFAGATMAAGAILASGLMADQIGRRTMLAICAGLIALFAVGSILAPLLFGDSMAGQTVYVVVGFGLLGLSYGQTAGAVSSNFGARYRYTGSALSSDLAWVVGAGFAPLVVLSLSSRYGLACVGLYLLSGAVATLVALGVNKLKARAA
- a CDS encoding Crp/Fnr family transcriptional regulator, yielding MSEDERQALSALTQDARTLAARHDIVPDQDAERIYLLMSGVACRYKTLVDGTRRIVSFVLPGDLCRIPPTNRHGLEWRIGILTRCSVVEVSRAALHDLINRHPSLNRALWWLALAELNRSREWLVNDSRPGMQRLAHLLCEVLACLQAVGLADENSCELALSQVDLADALGISHVHINRILQALRKQDLIVWQRHRLVIPDVPRIHDFADFDPTYLDLDGLSTCPDPVPAGD